One window of the Lasioglossum baleicum chromosome 8, iyLasBale1, whole genome shotgun sequence genome contains the following:
- the LOC143211639 gene encoding protein grainyhead-like isoform X2, with protein sequence MAPITATPSQMRKKKRLWSRLMRSKNIRSSIRDHNLLGRHDDQQSSSAESLIVSSATPPSRRSSVITVSSGGTIILSSDDGAGSGGDCASSLIAEPSDSPILMDSPTLSSSDYTELCPGETATGAGSGGDCASSLIAEPSDSPILMDSPTLSSSDYTELCPGETATGAAVVLESRAVIHHQPLQLQLQQSHAQAQVQRGALVTSAAANPNPNPNPPRSRPRQDFGRQNDADKIQIPKIFSAYGFKYHLESPISKLRRREDDRITYINKGQFYGITLKYVPDPDKRTLKTGQTVKSVVMLMFREKKSPEDEIMAWKFWHGRQCSVKKRILDADTKKSVGLVGCIEEVAHNAIAVYWNPLESTAKINVAVQCLSTDFSSQKGVRGLPLHIQVDTYEEPLPHTHSYTPPSHRGYCQIQVFSEKGAKNKIRDEERRAANRKMTATGREKLDELYHSVTERSEFYSMVDLHKPPVLFSPPAEHTIDKFSTVFGGGGDTDTSSLSNGEGGGVKARGSSPYPACSRQDSLLMQVQELQGSVLQGVQQSGLTGSTVVSGVVGNRLHLQQQPERVMLYVRQEPDDVYTPLHVTPPTVQGLLNAITSKYEIASSSINNLYRKTTKGIKAEIDDDMIRYYVDKELFLLEVRHSRVNPDPNNERNPPTTPGYDVTLIEVPSSATHRAHSPLTNFGAWPRARSRHRQEEEEEDEE encoded by the exons ATGGCGCCTATAACGGCGACACCCTCGCAAATGAGGAAGAAGAAAAGGTTGTGGTCGCGGCTAATGCGTTCTAAGAACATCCGAAGCAGCATTCGAGACCACAATCTTCTCGGCCGACATGACGATCAGCAGTCGAGCAGTGCCGAGTCGCTTATTGTATCGTCCGCAACACCGCCGAGCAGACGCAGTAGTGTCATCACCGTCAGCAGCGGCGGTACAATAATATTGAGCAGCGACGACGGTGCCGGCAGCGGTGGCGACTGCGCTTCGTCGTTGATAGCCGAGCCATCGGATTCTCCGATCCTGATGGATTCACCAACCTTG TCCTCCTCTGACTACACGGAGTTGTGTCCCGGTGAAACCGCGACCGGTGCCGGCAGCGGTGGCGACTGCGCTTCGTCGTTGATAGCCGAGCCATCGGATTCCCCGATCCTGATGGATTCACCAACCTTG TCCTCCTCTGACTACACGGAGTTGTGTCCCGGTGAAACCGCGACCGGTGCCGCGGTGGTCCTCGAAAGTCGCGCAGTGATACACCATCAACCACTGCAACTGCAACTACAACAGAGCCATGCGCAAGCACAGGTGCAACGCGGAGCTTTGGTGACCTCAGCTGCGGCGAACCCGAACCCTAACCCAAATCCTCCGAGGTCACGGCCTCGGCAGGATTTCGGGAGACAGAACGACGCGGATAAAATCCAGATACCAAAAAT ATTCTCCGCCTATGGGTTCAAGTATCACCTGGAGTCGCCAATTAGCAAGTTGCGGCGCCGCGAGGACGACAGAATCACGTACATCAACAAGGGACAATTCTACGGGATCACGCTGAAGTACGTTCCCGATCCCGACAAGCGGACCCTGAAGACTGGACAGACAGTCAAG AGCGTGGTAATGCTGATGTTCCGAGAAAAGAAGAGCCCCGAAGACGAAATTATGGCGTGGAAGTTCTGGCACGGAAGGCAATGTTCTGTCAAGAAACGTATTCTCGACGCTG ACACGAAGAAGAGCGTGGGACTGGTGGGCTGCATAGAGGAAGTCGCGCACAATGCGATTGCCGTTTATTGGAACCCACTCGAATCCACGGCGAAG ATCAATGTGGCGGTACAGTGTCTTAGCACCGATTTCTCCAGTCAGAAGGGAGTGAGGGGTTTGCCCTTGCACATCCAGGTGGACACGTACGAAGAACCGCTCCCACACACTCATTCGTACACGCCGCCATCGCATCGCGGCTATTGCCAAATCCAAGTCTTCAGCGAGAAG GGCGCCAAAAACAAGATCCGTGACGAAGAGAGGAGGGCAGCGAACAGAAAGATGACGGCGACTGGTAGGGAAAAGCTTGACGAGTTGTACCATTCCGTCACGGAACGCAGCGAATTCTACTCGATGGTGGATCTCCACAAACCACCTGTCCTATTTTCGCCGCCCGCTGAGCACACCATCGACAAG TTTTCGACAGTTTTCGGAGGCGGTGGCGACACAGACACATCGTCCCTGAGTAATGGCGAGGGCGGAGGAGTGAAGGCCCGGGGCAGCAGCCCTTACCCTGCCTGCAGCAGACAG GACTCGTTGCTGATGCAGGTCCAAGAGTTGCAGGGCTCGGTGCTGCAGGGTGTGCAGCAATCGGGTCTAACGGGCAGCACCGTGGTCTCTGGTGTCGTCGGGAACCGATTGCACCTTCAACAACAGCCGGAGAGAGTGATGCTATACGTTCGCCAGGAGCCCGATGACGTCTATACACCTCTCCACGTCACGCCGCCCACCGTCCAGGGACTTTTGAACGCT ATTACGTCAAAGTACGAAATTGCATCCTCGAGTATTAATAACCTCTATCGCAAAACCACAAAGGG AATTAAAGCGGAAATTGACGACGACATGATCCGATATTACGTCGACAAGGAGCTGTTCCTGCTGGAGGTCAGGCATTCCCGAGTGAACCCGGACCCGAACAACGAGCGCAACCCGCCGACAACTCCTGGCTACGACGTCACCCTGATCGAGGTACCCTCGTCCGCGACTCACAGAGCTCATTCACCTCtaacgaatttcggcgcatggCCACGCGCACGTTCACGACACCggcaagaggaagaagaagaagacgaggaatga
- the LOC143211639 gene encoding protein grainyhead-like isoform X3: MAPITATPSQMRKKKRLWSRLMRSKNIRSSIRDHNLLGRHDDQQSSSAESLIVSSATPPSRRSSVITVSSGGTIILSSDDGAGSGGDCASSLIAEPSDSPILMDSPTLSSSDYTELCPGETATGAGSGGDCASSLIAEPSDSPILMDSPTLSSSDYTELCPGETATGAAVVLESRAVIHHQPLQLQLQQSHAQAQVQRGALVTSAAANPNPNPNPPRSRPRQDFGRQNDADKIQIPKIFSAYGFKYHLESPISKLRRREDDRITYINKGQFYGITLKYVPDPDKRTLKTGQTVKSVVMLMFREKKSPEDEIMAWKFWHGRQCSVKKRILDADTKKSVGLVGCIEEVAHNAIAVYWNPLESTAKINVAVQCLSTDFSSQKGVRGLPLHIQVDTYEEPLPHTHSYTPPSHRGYCQIQVFSEKGAKNKIRDEERRAANRKMTATGREKLDELYHSVTERSEFYSMVDLHKPPVLFSPPAEHTIDKFSTVFGGGGDTDTSSLSNGEGGGVKARGSSPYPACSRQVQELQGSVLQGVQQSGLTGSTVVSGVVGNRLHLQQQPERVMLYVRQEPDDVYTPLHVTPPTVQGLLNAITSKYEIASSSINNLYRKTTKGIKAEIDDDMIRYYVDKELFLLEVRHSRVNPDPNNERNPPTTPGYDVTLIEVPSSATHRAHSPLTNFGAWPRARSRHRQEEEEEDEE; the protein is encoded by the exons ATGGCGCCTATAACGGCGACACCCTCGCAAATGAGGAAGAAGAAAAGGTTGTGGTCGCGGCTAATGCGTTCTAAGAACATCCGAAGCAGCATTCGAGACCACAATCTTCTCGGCCGACATGACGATCAGCAGTCGAGCAGTGCCGAGTCGCTTATTGTATCGTCCGCAACACCGCCGAGCAGACGCAGTAGTGTCATCACCGTCAGCAGCGGCGGTACAATAATATTGAGCAGCGACGACGGTGCCGGCAGCGGTGGCGACTGCGCTTCGTCGTTGATAGCCGAGCCATCGGATTCTCCGATCCTGATGGATTCACCAACCTTG TCCTCCTCTGACTACACGGAGTTGTGTCCCGGTGAAACCGCGACCGGTGCCGGCAGCGGTGGCGACTGCGCTTCGTCGTTGATAGCCGAGCCATCGGATTCCCCGATCCTGATGGATTCACCAACCTTG TCCTCCTCTGACTACACGGAGTTGTGTCCCGGTGAAACCGCGACCGGTGCCGCGGTGGTCCTCGAAAGTCGCGCAGTGATACACCATCAACCACTGCAACTGCAACTACAACAGAGCCATGCGCAAGCACAGGTGCAACGCGGAGCTTTGGTGACCTCAGCTGCGGCGAACCCGAACCCTAACCCAAATCCTCCGAGGTCACGGCCTCGGCAGGATTTCGGGAGACAGAACGACGCGGATAAAATCCAGATACCAAAAAT ATTCTCCGCCTATGGGTTCAAGTATCACCTGGAGTCGCCAATTAGCAAGTTGCGGCGCCGCGAGGACGACAGAATCACGTACATCAACAAGGGACAATTCTACGGGATCACGCTGAAGTACGTTCCCGATCCCGACAAGCGGACCCTGAAGACTGGACAGACAGTCAAG AGCGTGGTAATGCTGATGTTCCGAGAAAAGAAGAGCCCCGAAGACGAAATTATGGCGTGGAAGTTCTGGCACGGAAGGCAATGTTCTGTCAAGAAACGTATTCTCGACGCTG ACACGAAGAAGAGCGTGGGACTGGTGGGCTGCATAGAGGAAGTCGCGCACAATGCGATTGCCGTTTATTGGAACCCACTCGAATCCACGGCGAAG ATCAATGTGGCGGTACAGTGTCTTAGCACCGATTTCTCCAGTCAGAAGGGAGTGAGGGGTTTGCCCTTGCACATCCAGGTGGACACGTACGAAGAACCGCTCCCACACACTCATTCGTACACGCCGCCATCGCATCGCGGCTATTGCCAAATCCAAGTCTTCAGCGAGAAG GGCGCCAAAAACAAGATCCGTGACGAAGAGAGGAGGGCAGCGAACAGAAAGATGACGGCGACTGGTAGGGAAAAGCTTGACGAGTTGTACCATTCCGTCACGGAACGCAGCGAATTCTACTCGATGGTGGATCTCCACAAACCACCTGTCCTATTTTCGCCGCCCGCTGAGCACACCATCGACAAG TTTTCGACAGTTTTCGGAGGCGGTGGCGACACAGACACATCGTCCCTGAGTAATGGCGAGGGCGGAGGAGTGAAGGCCCGGGGCAGCAGCCCTTACCCTGCCTGCAGCAGACAG GTCCAAGAGTTGCAGGGCTCGGTGCTGCAGGGTGTGCAGCAATCGGGTCTAACGGGCAGCACCGTGGTCTCTGGTGTCGTCGGGAACCGATTGCACCTTCAACAACAGCCGGAGAGAGTGATGCTATACGTTCGCCAGGAGCCCGATGACGTCTATACACCTCTCCACGTCACGCCGCCCACCGTCCAGGGACTTTTGAACGCT ATTACGTCAAAGTACGAAATTGCATCCTCGAGTATTAATAACCTCTATCGCAAAACCACAAAGGG AATTAAAGCGGAAATTGACGACGACATGATCCGATATTACGTCGACAAGGAGCTGTTCCTGCTGGAGGTCAGGCATTCCCGAGTGAACCCGGACCCGAACAACGAGCGCAACCCGCCGACAACTCCTGGCTACGACGTCACCCTGATCGAGGTACCCTCGTCCGCGACTCACAGAGCTCATTCACCTCtaacgaatttcggcgcatggCCACGCGCACGTTCACGACACCggcaagaggaagaagaagaagacgaggaatga
- the LOC143211639 gene encoding protein grainyhead-like isoform X4 — protein sequence MAPITATPSQMRKKKRLWSRLMRSKNIRSSIRDHNLLGRHDDQQSSSAESLIVSSATPPSRRSSVITVSSGGTIILSSDDGAGSGGDCASSLIAEPSDSPILMDSPTLSSSDYTELCPGETATGAGSGGDCASSLIAEPSDSPILMDSPTLSSSDYTELCPGETATGAAVVLESRAVIHHQPLQLQLQQSHAQAQVQRGALVTSAAANPNPNPNPPRSRPRQDFGRQNDADKIQIPKIFSAYGFKYHLESPISKLRRREDDRITYINKGQFYGITLKYVPDPDKRTLKTGQTVKSVVMLMFREKKSPEDEIMAWKFWHGRQCSVKKRILDADTKKSVGLVGCIEEVAHNAIAVYWNPLESTAKINVAVQCLSTDFSSQKGVRGLPLHIQVDTYEEPLPHTHSYTPPSHRGYCQIQVFSEKGAKNKIRDEERRAANRKMTATGREKLDELYHSVTERSEFYSMVDLHKPPVLFSPPAEHTIDKFSTVFGGGGDTDTSSLSNGEGGGVKARGSSPYPACSRQGSVLQGVQQSGLTGSTVVSGVVGNRLHLQQQPERVMLYVRQEPDDVYTPLHVTPPTVQGLLNAITSKYEIASSSINNLYRKTTKGIKAEIDDDMIRYYVDKELFLLEVRHSRVNPDPNNERNPPTTPGYDVTLIEVPSSATHRAHSPLTNFGAWPRARSRHRQEEEEEDEE from the exons ATGGCGCCTATAACGGCGACACCCTCGCAAATGAGGAAGAAGAAAAGGTTGTGGTCGCGGCTAATGCGTTCTAAGAACATCCGAAGCAGCATTCGAGACCACAATCTTCTCGGCCGACATGACGATCAGCAGTCGAGCAGTGCCGAGTCGCTTATTGTATCGTCCGCAACACCGCCGAGCAGACGCAGTAGTGTCATCACCGTCAGCAGCGGCGGTACAATAATATTGAGCAGCGACGACGGTGCCGGCAGCGGTGGCGACTGCGCTTCGTCGTTGATAGCCGAGCCATCGGATTCTCCGATCCTGATGGATTCACCAACCTTG TCCTCCTCTGACTACACGGAGTTGTGTCCCGGTGAAACCGCGACCGGTGCCGGCAGCGGTGGCGACTGCGCTTCGTCGTTGATAGCCGAGCCATCGGATTCCCCGATCCTGATGGATTCACCAACCTTG TCCTCCTCTGACTACACGGAGTTGTGTCCCGGTGAAACCGCGACCGGTGCCGCGGTGGTCCTCGAAAGTCGCGCAGTGATACACCATCAACCACTGCAACTGCAACTACAACAGAGCCATGCGCAAGCACAGGTGCAACGCGGAGCTTTGGTGACCTCAGCTGCGGCGAACCCGAACCCTAACCCAAATCCTCCGAGGTCACGGCCTCGGCAGGATTTCGGGAGACAGAACGACGCGGATAAAATCCAGATACCAAAAAT ATTCTCCGCCTATGGGTTCAAGTATCACCTGGAGTCGCCAATTAGCAAGTTGCGGCGCCGCGAGGACGACAGAATCACGTACATCAACAAGGGACAATTCTACGGGATCACGCTGAAGTACGTTCCCGATCCCGACAAGCGGACCCTGAAGACTGGACAGACAGTCAAG AGCGTGGTAATGCTGATGTTCCGAGAAAAGAAGAGCCCCGAAGACGAAATTATGGCGTGGAAGTTCTGGCACGGAAGGCAATGTTCTGTCAAGAAACGTATTCTCGACGCTG ACACGAAGAAGAGCGTGGGACTGGTGGGCTGCATAGAGGAAGTCGCGCACAATGCGATTGCCGTTTATTGGAACCCACTCGAATCCACGGCGAAG ATCAATGTGGCGGTACAGTGTCTTAGCACCGATTTCTCCAGTCAGAAGGGAGTGAGGGGTTTGCCCTTGCACATCCAGGTGGACACGTACGAAGAACCGCTCCCACACACTCATTCGTACACGCCGCCATCGCATCGCGGCTATTGCCAAATCCAAGTCTTCAGCGAGAAG GGCGCCAAAAACAAGATCCGTGACGAAGAGAGGAGGGCAGCGAACAGAAAGATGACGGCGACTGGTAGGGAAAAGCTTGACGAGTTGTACCATTCCGTCACGGAACGCAGCGAATTCTACTCGATGGTGGATCTCCACAAACCACCTGTCCTATTTTCGCCGCCCGCTGAGCACACCATCGACAAG TTTTCGACAGTTTTCGGAGGCGGTGGCGACACAGACACATCGTCCCTGAGTAATGGCGAGGGCGGAGGAGTGAAGGCCCGGGGCAGCAGCCCTTACCCTGCCTGCAGCAGACAG GGCTCGGTGCTGCAGGGTGTGCAGCAATCGGGTCTAACGGGCAGCACCGTGGTCTCTGGTGTCGTCGGGAACCGATTGCACCTTCAACAACAGCCGGAGAGAGTGATGCTATACGTTCGCCAGGAGCCCGATGACGTCTATACACCTCTCCACGTCACGCCGCCCACCGTCCAGGGACTTTTGAACGCT ATTACGTCAAAGTACGAAATTGCATCCTCGAGTATTAATAACCTCTATCGCAAAACCACAAAGGG AATTAAAGCGGAAATTGACGACGACATGATCCGATATTACGTCGACAAGGAGCTGTTCCTGCTGGAGGTCAGGCATTCCCGAGTGAACCCGGACCCGAACAACGAGCGCAACCCGCCGACAACTCCTGGCTACGACGTCACCCTGATCGAGGTACCCTCGTCCGCGACTCACAGAGCTCATTCACCTCtaacgaatttcggcgcatggCCACGCGCACGTTCACGACACCggcaagaggaagaagaagaagacgaggaatga
- the LOC143211639 gene encoding protein grainyhead-like isoform X1, whose translation MAPITATPSQMRKKKRLWSRLMRSKNIRSSIRDHNLLGRHDDQQSSSAESLIVSSATPPSRRSSVITVSSGGTIILSSDDGAGSGGDCASSLIAEPSDSPILMDSPTLSSSDYTELCPGETATGAGSGGDCASSLIAEPSDSPILMDSPTLSSSDYTELCPGETATGAAVVLESRAVIHHQPLQLQLQQSHAQAQVQRGALVTSAAANPNPNPNPPRSRPRQDFGRQNDADKIQIPKIFSAYGFKYHLESPISKLRRREDDRITYINKGQFYGITLKYVPDPDKRTLKTGQTVKSVVMLMFREKKSPEDEIMAWKFWHGRQCSVKKRILDADTKKSVGLVGCIEEVAHNAIAVYWNPLESTAKINVAVQCLSTDFSSQKGVRGLPLHIQVDTYEEPLPHTHSYTPPSHRGYCQIQVFSEKGAKNKIRDEERRAANRKMTATGREKLDELYHSVTERSEFYSMVDLHKPPVLFSPPAEHTIDKFSTVFGGGGDTDTSSLSNGEGGGVKARGSSPYPACSRQKDSLLMQVQELQGSVLQGVQQSGLTGSTVVSGVVGNRLHLQQQPERVMLYVRQEPDDVYTPLHVTPPTVQGLLNAITSKYEIASSSINNLYRKTTKGIKAEIDDDMIRYYVDKELFLLEVRHSRVNPDPNNERNPPTTPGYDVTLIEVPSSATHRAHSPLTNFGAWPRARSRHRQEEEEEDEE comes from the exons ATGGCGCCTATAACGGCGACACCCTCGCAAATGAGGAAGAAGAAAAGGTTGTGGTCGCGGCTAATGCGTTCTAAGAACATCCGAAGCAGCATTCGAGACCACAATCTTCTCGGCCGACATGACGATCAGCAGTCGAGCAGTGCCGAGTCGCTTATTGTATCGTCCGCAACACCGCCGAGCAGACGCAGTAGTGTCATCACCGTCAGCAGCGGCGGTACAATAATATTGAGCAGCGACGACGGTGCCGGCAGCGGTGGCGACTGCGCTTCGTCGTTGATAGCCGAGCCATCGGATTCTCCGATCCTGATGGATTCACCAACCTTG TCCTCCTCTGACTACACGGAGTTGTGTCCCGGTGAAACCGCGACCGGTGCCGGCAGCGGTGGCGACTGCGCTTCGTCGTTGATAGCCGAGCCATCGGATTCCCCGATCCTGATGGATTCACCAACCTTG TCCTCCTCTGACTACACGGAGTTGTGTCCCGGTGAAACCGCGACCGGTGCCGCGGTGGTCCTCGAAAGTCGCGCAGTGATACACCATCAACCACTGCAACTGCAACTACAACAGAGCCATGCGCAAGCACAGGTGCAACGCGGAGCTTTGGTGACCTCAGCTGCGGCGAACCCGAACCCTAACCCAAATCCTCCGAGGTCACGGCCTCGGCAGGATTTCGGGAGACAGAACGACGCGGATAAAATCCAGATACCAAAAAT ATTCTCCGCCTATGGGTTCAAGTATCACCTGGAGTCGCCAATTAGCAAGTTGCGGCGCCGCGAGGACGACAGAATCACGTACATCAACAAGGGACAATTCTACGGGATCACGCTGAAGTACGTTCCCGATCCCGACAAGCGGACCCTGAAGACTGGACAGACAGTCAAG AGCGTGGTAATGCTGATGTTCCGAGAAAAGAAGAGCCCCGAAGACGAAATTATGGCGTGGAAGTTCTGGCACGGAAGGCAATGTTCTGTCAAGAAACGTATTCTCGACGCTG ACACGAAGAAGAGCGTGGGACTGGTGGGCTGCATAGAGGAAGTCGCGCACAATGCGATTGCCGTTTATTGGAACCCACTCGAATCCACGGCGAAG ATCAATGTGGCGGTACAGTGTCTTAGCACCGATTTCTCCAGTCAGAAGGGAGTGAGGGGTTTGCCCTTGCACATCCAGGTGGACACGTACGAAGAACCGCTCCCACACACTCATTCGTACACGCCGCCATCGCATCGCGGCTATTGCCAAATCCAAGTCTTCAGCGAGAAG GGCGCCAAAAACAAGATCCGTGACGAAGAGAGGAGGGCAGCGAACAGAAAGATGACGGCGACTGGTAGGGAAAAGCTTGACGAGTTGTACCATTCCGTCACGGAACGCAGCGAATTCTACTCGATGGTGGATCTCCACAAACCACCTGTCCTATTTTCGCCGCCCGCTGAGCACACCATCGACAAG TTTTCGACAGTTTTCGGAGGCGGTGGCGACACAGACACATCGTCCCTGAGTAATGGCGAGGGCGGAGGAGTGAAGGCCCGGGGCAGCAGCCCTTACCCTGCCTGCAGCAGACAG AAGGACTCGTTGCTGATGCAGGTCCAAGAGTTGCAGGGCTCGGTGCTGCAGGGTGTGCAGCAATCGGGTCTAACGGGCAGCACCGTGGTCTCTGGTGTCGTCGGGAACCGATTGCACCTTCAACAACAGCCGGAGAGAGTGATGCTATACGTTCGCCAGGAGCCCGATGACGTCTATACACCTCTCCACGTCACGCCGCCCACCGTCCAGGGACTTTTGAACGCT ATTACGTCAAAGTACGAAATTGCATCCTCGAGTATTAATAACCTCTATCGCAAAACCACAAAGGG AATTAAAGCGGAAATTGACGACGACATGATCCGATATTACGTCGACAAGGAGCTGTTCCTGCTGGAGGTCAGGCATTCCCGAGTGAACCCGGACCCGAACAACGAGCGCAACCCGCCGACAACTCCTGGCTACGACGTCACCCTGATCGAGGTACCCTCGTCCGCGACTCACAGAGCTCATTCACCTCtaacgaatttcggcgcatggCCACGCGCACGTTCACGACACCggcaagaggaagaagaagaagacgaggaatga
- the LOC143211639 gene encoding protein grainyhead-like isoform X5: protein MAPITATPSQMRKKKRLWSRLMRSKNIRSSIRDHNLLGRHDDQQSSSAESLIVSSATPPSRRSSVITVSSGGTIILSSDDGAGSGGDCASSLIAEPSDSPILMDSPTLSSSDYTELCPGETATGAGSGGDCASSLIAEPSDSPILMDSPTLSSSDYTELCPGETATGAAVVLESRAVIHHQPLQLQLQQSHAQAQVQRGALVTSAAANPNPNPNPPRSRPRQDFGRQNDADKIQIPKIFSAYGFKYHLESPISKLRRREDDRITYINKGQFYGITLKYVPDPDKRTLKTGQTVKSVVMLMFREKKSPEDEIMAWKFWHGRQCSVKKRILDADTKKSVGLVGCIEEVAHNAIAVYWNPLESTAKINVAVQCLSTDFSSQKGVRGLPLHIQVDTYEEPLPHTHSYTPPSHRGYCQIQVFSEKGAKNKIRDEERRAANRKMTATGREKLDELYHSVTERSEFYSMVDLHKPPVLFSPPAEHTIDKFSTVFGGGGDTDTSSLSNGEGGGVKARGSSPYPACSRQKDSLLMQVQELQGSVLQGVQQSGLTGSTVVSGVVGNRLHLQQQPERVMLYVRQEPDDVYTPLHVTPPTVQGLLNAN, encoded by the exons ATGGCGCCTATAACGGCGACACCCTCGCAAATGAGGAAGAAGAAAAGGTTGTGGTCGCGGCTAATGCGTTCTAAGAACATCCGAAGCAGCATTCGAGACCACAATCTTCTCGGCCGACATGACGATCAGCAGTCGAGCAGTGCCGAGTCGCTTATTGTATCGTCCGCAACACCGCCGAGCAGACGCAGTAGTGTCATCACCGTCAGCAGCGGCGGTACAATAATATTGAGCAGCGACGACGGTGCCGGCAGCGGTGGCGACTGCGCTTCGTCGTTGATAGCCGAGCCATCGGATTCTCCGATCCTGATGGATTCACCAACCTTG TCCTCCTCTGACTACACGGAGTTGTGTCCCGGTGAAACCGCGACCGGTGCCGGCAGCGGTGGCGACTGCGCTTCGTCGTTGATAGCCGAGCCATCGGATTCCCCGATCCTGATGGATTCACCAACCTTG TCCTCCTCTGACTACACGGAGTTGTGTCCCGGTGAAACCGCGACCGGTGCCGCGGTGGTCCTCGAAAGTCGCGCAGTGATACACCATCAACCACTGCAACTGCAACTACAACAGAGCCATGCGCAAGCACAGGTGCAACGCGGAGCTTTGGTGACCTCAGCTGCGGCGAACCCGAACCCTAACCCAAATCCTCCGAGGTCACGGCCTCGGCAGGATTTCGGGAGACAGAACGACGCGGATAAAATCCAGATACCAAAAAT ATTCTCCGCCTATGGGTTCAAGTATCACCTGGAGTCGCCAATTAGCAAGTTGCGGCGCCGCGAGGACGACAGAATCACGTACATCAACAAGGGACAATTCTACGGGATCACGCTGAAGTACGTTCCCGATCCCGACAAGCGGACCCTGAAGACTGGACAGACAGTCAAG AGCGTGGTAATGCTGATGTTCCGAGAAAAGAAGAGCCCCGAAGACGAAATTATGGCGTGGAAGTTCTGGCACGGAAGGCAATGTTCTGTCAAGAAACGTATTCTCGACGCTG ACACGAAGAAGAGCGTGGGACTGGTGGGCTGCATAGAGGAAGTCGCGCACAATGCGATTGCCGTTTATTGGAACCCACTCGAATCCACGGCGAAG ATCAATGTGGCGGTACAGTGTCTTAGCACCGATTTCTCCAGTCAGAAGGGAGTGAGGGGTTTGCCCTTGCACATCCAGGTGGACACGTACGAAGAACCGCTCCCACACACTCATTCGTACACGCCGCCATCGCATCGCGGCTATTGCCAAATCCAAGTCTTCAGCGAGAAG GGCGCCAAAAACAAGATCCGTGACGAAGAGAGGAGGGCAGCGAACAGAAAGATGACGGCGACTGGTAGGGAAAAGCTTGACGAGTTGTACCATTCCGTCACGGAACGCAGCGAATTCTACTCGATGGTGGATCTCCACAAACCACCTGTCCTATTTTCGCCGCCCGCTGAGCACACCATCGACAAG TTTTCGACAGTTTTCGGAGGCGGTGGCGACACAGACACATCGTCCCTGAGTAATGGCGAGGGCGGAGGAGTGAAGGCCCGGGGCAGCAGCCCTTACCCTGCCTGCAGCAGACAG AAGGACTCGTTGCTGATGCAGGTCCAAGAGTTGCAGGGCTCGGTGCTGCAGGGTGTGCAGCAATCGGGTCTAACGGGCAGCACCGTGGTCTCTGGTGTCGTCGGGAACCGATTGCACCTTCAACAACAGCCGGAGAGAGTGATGCTATACGTTCGCCAGGAGCCCGATGACGTCTATACACCTCTCCACGTCACGCCGCCCACCGTCCAGGGACTTTTGAACGCT AATTAA